The window ACCCTGACGCGGGTCCGGCATGCCGGTCTCGTCGAGCAGCACCGCGTCATGACCGGGGAACAGCCGGCCGATGGGCACGATGCCGTGGTCACCAAAGTGCCCGTCCTCCGGTGACCAGCGGTGCACCGAGCATGCGATCGTCAGCTCCGTCGGGCCGTAGAGGTTCTCCACGGTGGAGTTGGCTGCGGCCGCCTGCCAAGCGGCCGCGTCCTCGTGGAGCAGCGCCTCCCCGCAGAACAGGCTCCACCGCAACGAGGGCAGGGAACCGGCCGTCAGCGCACCGGAGCGCCGCAGCAACGAGATCGCCCCGGGAACGGAGAACCAGACAGAGACCTGTTCCCGTGCCACGAACTGCGGCAGGCGGGCCAGCGCCGCCGGATGGGTGTACACCAAGGTGCCGCCGCAGGCCCACGTCACGAACAGGTCGAAGAAGGCCAGGTCGAAGGTGAGGCCGAAGGTTTGGCTGAAGACGTCGTCCTCGGTGAAGTCGTAACGGTCCAGAACACTGGTCACGAAGTGGAGGACGTTGGAATGGCCGATCGGCACCCCCTTGGGGCGCCCGGTCGAGCCCGAGGTGAACAGCACGTAGGCGATGTCGCTGGGCTGTTGCCGGGGGGCGAGCGCGGTGTGGCCGGTCCCGGTGAGAACGGCCACGTCCGAGCCCGCCCATGCGGAGGCATCGACCTCGGGCGAGAAGACCGGCGGGAGCTTTGCGCGCCCCGCCAGTTCCCGTACCTTGGCGGCACACACAGGGTCGGTGACCAGGGCATCCATCGGATGGTCGCGGAGCAGCTCGCCGAGCCGGTCGGCCGGGAGGTCCGGTGGGAGGGGGACCACCGCTGCCCCTGCGCACATGCCGGCCAGGATGCCCACGTACCCAGTGAAGGTGCGATCCGCCAGGATGCCGATCGAGCGGGGCTCACCCTCGGGGTGCGCCGACCGCAGGACTCCGGCCCAGCGATCGGCTGTGGTCCTCAGCTCCGAGTAACTCACCCGGCGGGGGCCGATACACAGGGCTGCCCTGTCCGGCACACGGTGCGCGCTGTGGCGTACGAGATCCTCCAGACGAGGCTCCGCGGCCGCAGCGTCGGTTTCGAAGGACGCTCTCGTCACCGCATCTCCCGTTTCGTATGCGACGCCCCGGACGTCGGGGCACACCGCGGCCATCGTGCCGGGCGGCGGCGCGTCGCAACAGATCCTTCCGGCCGCCCATCAGAGGAGGCTCATACGGCCATGCCCGCTCGGGTACCCCGCGTTGGGCGGTGGGGAGTGGCCGAGCGTGCGTGACAGTGGCGAGCCCGGGGATGCCTGCCGAGCACGTCGCTACGGTCGATGAGCAGCCGAGTGCTTGCCGTCGCTCCGGTACGGGGTCGCGCAGTCGCGCAGCAGCTCCAGCATGAGGTCCACGACGAGCTCGGGTCGGACGACGAAGGGGGAGTGGCCCGTTGGCCACTCGCGAACCGATGTGCAACGTCGGGCCAACACGCGTTGCAGTTCGGGCTCTATCGCCCGGTCTCGCGCGCAGACGACGTACGTGGACGGCGTGTGCTTCCAGCTCTGACGCTCGGGAACGCCCCGCCCGCACCCTGGCGCCTGAACGCGCAGCAGGTCCACCGCCCAGGCGGCGCGATCCTCGGGGCAGTCGGCGTAGAAGACGTCGGCGGCCAAATCGCGGCGGATGAAGGTGGAGTCGTCAGGTGCGGACTCGATGGCGTTTCGGAGCCGAGGAGTTGCACCGCCGGTGCTCGCCGCGCTCTCACCCGCGTCGAGCACGAAGGCCGCCACGTAGACGAGGTGTGCCGCGTTCTGAAGACCGGTGAGCACCGAACCGCCGTAGGAGTGTCCGAGGACGACGGGCGGCTCGTCCATTTCGTCGACGGCAGCCTGAACCACCGCCGTGTCCGCTCCAAGGGAGCCGCGGTGCAACTCGGGAACGACCACGTCAACGCCTGCGGCGTGCAGGCCTTCCACTACCAGGGCAAAGTGCTCGGCGCGGTGGTACAGACCGTGGACCAGTACTGCGCCGGCCATCGCAATCGCCTCCCCTGGTTACCCGCTGGAACGTGATCCTACAGATCACGGCGGCGGAGCGGCCCGGCGGAATCTCGTGGCCGCGACCAGTCCAGGCGACGGACGTTCGGATTGAGGTGGGCCTCAGTACGCCGCACCTCGTAGGAGGCATATCGGCCTGGCGTCGAAACAGCCGACTGCTACAGACTCGTAGGGACCTCCACGCTGACCACACAGCTCCAACACCTGGAACAAGACCCCCAAGGACAACTCCTGATCGGCGGCCGGTGCAGGCACGAGATGGGGCTCACCGACTTCATTGGGGACGATATAGCCTGGGCATGTGAATGAGGTGATCTTGGGGCGCGGTGACCTGTCAGACGCTGAGCACCGGCGTGATCGGTGCGGGCTCTGTCACACCGAGGGGGTGCCGCGGGCGGGGAGCGTCCATCAGCCCGTGCCCGCTGTCACTCAGTACCAGTCGCCGGACTTCATCGCAGCCATCGCGTACGAGGGGGCGGACCCGGCCGATGATCCCTTGTGGTGGCGGTCGGGAGCCGGCAGCCGGGAGGAGTACGGGTTCTGGTCGCGGCGGTCCTGCGGGATGGCCTGTCTGCAGATGGTGCTGACGCACCGTGGACAGCCGGTGCCGCCGTTGCAACACCTCATGCGCGACGGCATCGCTTGCGGCGCCTACCGGCCGAAGGAGGACGGGAGTGTTCTCGGCCTGCTGTACGCGCCGTTCCTGGAGTACGTGCGTGAGGTGCACCAGATCGACGGTGCCGTACATCCCGAGCTGTCCCTTCGGGAGCTGAGTGAGGAGCTGGACCGCGGCGGCATGGTGCTGGCCTCGGTGCACAAGGAGATCCGCCGGCCTTCGCTGCCCTCTCCGGGGCGGGGCGGGCACCTCGTTCTGGCCATTGGGCGGGACAGCCGAGGCGTCCACTTTCGCAACCCGTCCGGCCACACCGAGGAAGCACGGTACGGGCTCCTGCCCGCCGAGGTGTTCGAGACGTTCTTCGGCCGGCGCGGTGTGACTCTTCGGGTCGCCTGACCTGCGGCAGGCGCTCGAAGCTGGTGCTCAGGGCCTGTGCCTCCCACCGAGCTCTCAGGCCGTGGCCTCGTCCACGGCTCGGGTCCGCATCGCCCAGCCGATCAGCAGCGGTGTCAGTAGCCCGGAAAGGACGAAGAGACCCGCGGCGACCAGCCAGCCGGTGAGCGCGCCGGAGGTGACCACGGTGGTGACCAGGACCGGCCCAGCCATCTGGCTCGCGGCCATGCCCGTCGAGAAGAGCCCCTGGTACTGCCCCTGGGCGTGATCCGGAGCCAGGCCGAAGCCAGCCGCCCAGGAACCGGTGGTGTGGCAGATCTCGCCGACCACGTGCACACACCCGGCCGCGACCAGGAGGGCGACCGTCAGCACACCGGTGGTCGCTGCGGACACGCCGAGCAACAGACAGGCGCAGGCGACGAGGGCGCCCGCCACGGCACAGATGGGACCGGCCTGCCGAAGCCCTCCCCATCGCCGTCCCACCGGAACCTGGAAAATAAAGACGAAGAGCGTATTCAGCAGGAACAGGACAGAGACCAGTTGGCGTGGAGCGTCCGTGTGCTCGGACACCCACAGGGGGATACCGACTTCGAGCACCGCGTAGTGGAGCTGAAGGATCGAGGTCACCACGACGACCGAGGCGAAAGGTCCGTCGCGCAGGGCGAGCCAGGGGCTGACGGGCGTCGTGTGCTCGGCCGGTGCAACCGCAGGCACGCCGTACATCGCGGCGGCGGCTCCCACGAAACACAAGGCACCGAAGCAGAACAGCACCTCGTACACCGTGCGTCCCGAGGACGCCAGACCCACGCTGGCCAGAGCCGCGCCGATCGCGAATCCAACGTTGGTGACGGATCTCAGATAGGCGCGGGAGACGACGCGTTCCTCGGGGGGCATCGCCCTGGCGATCAGGGCGGAGCGCACCGCTGATGCCCCCTGGTTCGCGATCGCCAGCAGGCCGGTCACGGCGACGAACACGCCGAAGGAGTGTACGAAGCCGTGCAGGAAGACCGCGACTCCCTGGCAGACCAGAAGGCATGCCAGCAGGCCTCGAGGGCCCACGCGGTCGGACAGGCGACCGAAGGGGACCCCGACCAGGAGACTGACCAGCCCGGAGACCGTCAGCCCGAGTCCCAGACGTTCCACAGAGATTCCGACGACCCGCGTGAAGTAGATCGTCGTCAGCGTGACCACGAGCCCCGTTCCCACCGTGTGCAGGAGCGTGGTCACGGCAAGCGGGCGCGACGTCCGGGTGGGCGGTAGGACCAGTTGCCTCCCGACCCGGACGACCTTGCTGCGAATATCCGAGCGTGGCCGTGCTCTTACGGGTCGTTCGGCGACCGGGACGCCCCTACTCACCGGGATTCCCGCGCGCTTCGCTCGTGGACGAAAGCGAAGCAGTCGTCGGAGTTGAGCGCCTCGTGCGTCGCGAGGAGGTCGTCGATGGTTTCGGCGACGGCGAAGACGCGGGCCAGGTTCGCCGACGTGCCGCGGCGCCAGTCGGTGGGGCTTCCGGCCTGACAGAGGACGTCTGCGCTCACCACACCGGGCAGGGACAGCAGGTGAGCCGCCTCCGGCGCGCGGGCGACATGCGTCGCCGTGTGGGGAGGTTGGGGGGTGAGGAACGCGGCGTGACGGCGGTGCCGCGGGGCGGCGAGGGAGGCTCTGCCCACGGCTACGGCCGCCAGGTCGGCCACGACGTCGTAGTCGGCCGAGTAGTGCAGCAGCTCGGTCACGCCGCCGCCGATACGGCCATTGACCTCGATGACGCGCGGACCGTCGGGTGTCAGCTTGAACTCCGTGTGGACGGCCGTGTTGTCGAGGTCGAGGGCACGGATGGCGGCCGTGCTGATCTCACGCAGTTCCTCCTGCAGGGGGGCGGGCAGGCTCGATGGTGAGATGTCACCGGTTTCCCGGAACTCCCGTTCCAGCGGGAGCTTGTCCGTGACGGTCAGATGGTGGACCCGTCCATCGCATACGACGGACTCGACACTTACTTGGTCGCCGAAGCGCTCGTCGCCGTGTTGGTTCTGTCCGAACAGCCGTGCCTCCAGGATGAAGGACATCTGTCCGCTGCCGCGGGGGTCGGGGAGGTAGGCGCGTTCGGCGGTCCGCCAGAGGGTAGCGAGATCGGTGGCCTGGTCGACGGGGTACGTCGCGGCGCTGCCCACCCCCACCACCGGCTTGAGGACCGCCGGCAGACCAACGTGCTCGGCGGCCTCGCGGAGTTCCTCCAGGGTGCCGACACAGCGGAACGCCGGCATGGGGATTCCCGCGGCGGCCATCAGCGTGCGCTGGCTGTGCTTGCTGCGGAGTCTTTCGGCGGCGTGGACCGGTGCGCCGGGAAGGCCCGTTTTCGAGGCCGCCGCATGGCAGTCCGCGGCGACGAGTTCGCTGAAGGCCAGGATCCCGTCGGGTTTCCAGTCGGTGGCCTGTTCGAGGAGGAACGGGCCCCATGGGGTGTCCGGGTCGACTGCGACGCTTTCGCCGTGTTGGCCAAAGCTCTCCGCCAGGGCAGCGTCGGACATGGGATCGCCGCTGGGGCGCCAGAGGACCCGCAGCTGGTACGTTCCGCTCAGCCGGGGCAGGTACCAGGACGGGTGGGGACCACCGGGGCCATGGACGAAGAGAAGCCTTTCCGGCCGCTCAGTCATCTTCGATCTCTCTCAGTCTTGACGACACGTTGGTTGTTTGCGGGGACTGTCAGGAGGCCAAGGCACCGAGGTCGTCAGAGCGGCTTCCGAGATCCGCGAGCGTGCGGAAGTTGCTCCAGTCGACGTTGCCTCCGGACAGCACCACGCCGGCTCGCTTCACGCCGCGCAGATGCCGGCCGGAAGTCACTGCCGCCATGGCACAGGCCCCGCTGGGCTCTGGCACCACCTTGAGGTGGGTGAAGGCCAGCCGCATCGCTTCCGCGATCTCGCTGTCGCTGACCAGTACGACGTCGTCCAGGAGCCGGGTGTTGACCGCGAGGGCTCGGGAGCTCGGCGTCTGATGGCGCAGTCCGTCCGCGACGGTGGAGACCTGCGTGATGGTCGACCGCTCGCCCCGGCGCCAGGAGACGTAGGTGTCGTTGGCACCCTCGGGCTCGACTCCGATCACGCGGATGCTTGGATTGCGTGCCTTGGCGATGGTGGCGCAGCCGGCAGCGAGGCCCCCGCCTCCGAGCGGCACGAACAGGGTGTCCAGCTCGGGGTCGTCCTCCAGCATCTCCAGCGCCACCGTGCCGTTGCCCGCCATGACGGAGTAGGCGTCAGACGAAGGAACGACGTGGGCGCCGGTCTCCTCGGCGATCTCCGCGACGATCTTGTCCCGCTCGTCCGTTTCCCGGTGGTAGCGGACGATGTCCGCTCCGTCGGCCGTGATGGCAGCGATCTTGGTCTGCGGGCAGTCCTCCGGTACCACGACCGTGGCGTGGATGCCCAGGAGCCGGGCCGTCAGCGCCAACGCCTGGGCGTGGTTTCCGGAGGAGGCGCCGACGACTCCCCGGGCGCGGGACGAAGGGGACAACCCCATTACGTGGTTGTACGCCCCTCTGAACTTGAACGCGTTGGTGTGCTGGAACAGCTCGGCCTTGAACTTCCCGGTGACGCCGGTCAGGCGGTCGATGGCGCGGGAGGAGAGCATCGGGGTCCGGACGGCGACACCAGCGAGCAACTGAGCCGCTTGCGTGACGTGGTGCTCTGTGAGTGGCGTTGCCGAATCGCTTCCTTCGTTCATGCCACGTATCCCTCGCGTGCAGCGGCGGACTCGAGGATGAGCCGCACGAGGCTGTCGTAGTCGATCCCCTGAGCCTGGGCCATCGTCGCGAGGTTTCCGGTACGGGAAAGACCGGGGAGGGTGTTGACCTCCAGGAAGTACTCCATGCCGTTCTCATCCACGATGAAATCTGTGCGGGAGTACCCGATGCAGTTCAGTACCTTGTGGACCATGACAGCGATGTCAGCGAGCCGGGCGCGGGTGTCCTCGTCCAGGGAGGCCGGGCACTCGTAGCTGTGCAGGGCCGGGTCGCGTTTGGTCTCGTAGTCGTAGAACTCGCCCGCGGTTTTGGCCTCCAGAGGCGGAAGGGCCTGGGGACCGGCGGGGCCGTCCAGAACGCCCACCGTGATCGAGCGGCCGGGGCAGTAGCGCTCTGCGAAGAATCGCTGGCCGCTGCGGCCGGCCGACTCGATCAGATCGCACAGCTCAGCGACGTCGGACGCGATGGACATGCCCACGCTGCCCCCCTCGGATACCGGCTTGATCATGACCGGCAGGCCCACGGTGTCGGCGACTTCCTTGGCCAGGGCATCGGACGAGTCAGTCGGACCGAATTCGGCGTGGCCGAGAACGGGTACGCCGTGAGCCCCCACGAACGACTTGAGAGCGGTCTTGTTCATGCCCAGCGCACTGGCCATGACGCCCGACCCGGTATAGGGGATGCCTAGCATTTCGAGCAGGCCCTGCAGCTTGCCGTCCTCGGCGTATTGGCCGGCGATCGCCAGGAAGGCGATGTCGACCTCTCGTACCTGCTCGACGAAATCCGGAGCCGCCGAGTCGATAAGCTGGGTCCGATACCCCTGAGTGGTGAGGGATTCGTAGACGGTGCGGCCTGAGAGCAGCGAACGGTCGCGCTCCTGGGAGACTCCTCCAGTGATGACGCCGATCAACACCTCGCGGGAGACGTCCTGCGGGCGGGGTGTGTCCTCGTGCATTTTTGGTGACTCGCTCATTTCGATGGGATCAACTGAATTCTGCGTGCGGATGGCCGCTATTTCCTTGCCGTCACCGAGGCATCGAATGCATCGAATGCCTGGTCCACTTCCTCGGCGAAGACCTTTCCGCGGGGATACGGGACTTCTTCGAATCCCCGGGTGCGGATCTGGATCTGTGAGGCGTGGAGAGTGGCGCGCGCCATGGCATCGTCGGCGCTTGCTCCCGTGGCGATGACGTGGCCGGCGTAGTCTCCCGACCACCGGAGTCCCCGCGAGACGCCGCCGGGGCTCGCGTAGATTTCGACCTCTGCCACGTCCGGCACGGCCATAACCGAAGAGACGCCGCTGATGTCCTGAATCTCACCGGGTTCGGCGATCAGGAACCGAATGGCGGCGGCTTTTGTCGCCGACGGAACGTCAGGGAGGCGGGAAGCGTCATCCGCGGCGAGCTCAAAGGCCAGCCGCTCCATGTCGATTCCGTAGACCAGACGCACGAGCTCGTTGATGTGCCCACCTGCCCGGCGGCTGTGCGATTCGACCAGTTCGGGGCCGTGCGCCGTCAAGATGACCTCCGTGTGCGAAGGGCCCCACGTCAGGCCCGCTACGTCGAGAACGGCGCGGACCAGCCTGGCGGCTTCGTCGAACTGCCGCTCGGTGAGTGGGGCGGGCACGGCGTGTCCCAGCTCCACGGAGCCGGAGGAGAGCTCCTTGGTTGTCGCGGCGAGAGGGATGTGCGTGCCGTTGACCGAGAAGAACTCGAGGGACACCTCCGTACCTTCGATGATCTCCTCGGCCAGCATCTCCGACAGGCCGATCGACGATGCCCATTTCCAGGCTGCTGCGGCATCCTCGGCGCCATGGACGAAGTGGATTCCGACACTGCCGTCACCGCTTCTCGGCTTCACCACCGCACCGCCGTGCCGCTCGGCGAAGTCTTGAATGTCCTGCTCGTTCGTGACGATCTGCGCTGCAATCGTCCGTACACCGTGCTCGCGCAGCAGACTGCGCAGCCGATACTTGTCGCGCAATGCCTGCACCGTGTCGAATGAGTTTCCAGGAATGCCGAAGTGCGTACTTAGATGGCCAGAGAGCATCTGAAGCGGTTCCGAATGACAGATTATTCTATCGAACGGTGCTCTGGCCTGCAGACGCTCCACCAATTGCGCAACATCGGTAGTGCTACTGACGTCGACCTCGTGTATCTCGGTACAGAATCGCGCGGCGGCCGGATCCAGGTCGAGTGCGGCCCGGACATTGACGACATCCAGATTCAGTCCGGCCACCTTCTTGATGAGTCGGCTGGTTCCCCCCAGGAGGAGAATCCGTCGTCGCACCATTGGGTCTGCACCTCTCACGGACATATTCGAAATCGCTGAATCGAAATCGTTTCACAGTTAACGAGATCATCTAGATCATCTAGCCGGGTTTCGATGAGATGTGTCAACGATCGGTTTCCGGTCAGAGTCATCCATGTAACAGGATGGAACTTTTCTTGAAAATGTGCACAAAATGGACAGCGCATACATGGGGCAAAGCGCCCGCGGTGCCTGCTTTCGGATGCGGCCGGGAGTCCTGCGGTGTTCCGCCGATTGCCGCATGGCCGATTTCCTACGCGCAACTTTGGGGATGTCTTTACTGACGTGTGTGTTGATCGCCACATGATTTTCATGCAGGCGAGTCGCCCTTGACGTCGCGAGTTTGTGGACTGCCTCCATCGGCAGCGGTCTGTTGCTGGTCGGCTCGGCCATGGGCCTGCATGTCCTCGGCCAGTCGACGACGGGCCGTCGGGTGACGTCGCGGCCCGTCGGGTTCCATGCGCCCTGGGGTGGTGAAGACCGCCCCCGCATTCGGCGCCGGCATCAGCGGACGGCTGCACCCCGGCACAGCCGCAGGCTGGTGTTGCTCTCCATGACCGTGACCAGCAGCAGCCGAGGCGGTCGGTCGCAGCAGTGGCGTCGGTTGCGCCAGGTCGTGCGCTTGCCGGAGCGCTCGCCCGGGGCGGCACCGATCACGTCGGTGCCCTCGGCCTCGATGAGCCCCTGCAGGATGCGCAAGGCCATATCTCACGGCTGGTGCCGGATGGAAGTCGGATCCGACGTGGCGCTCCGAGTGGCTGTCCGCTCTCACTCCAGTGGCTGGTCAGGGCTGCGGCGGATCAAAATGCAGGTGCGTATGAGCCGGTTCGCACTCGTATACTCGTGCGGGCTCACGGAGGGGGAGGGGGAGACAGTGAAGCTTGCTGAGGCACTGGCAGAACGTGCGGAGGCGACGCGCCGTGTAGAACAGCTGCGAGCGCGTGTCGTCAGCAGTGCGCGGTACCAGGAAGGGGAGACGCCCGCCGAGGATGCAGCTCAGCTGTTGGCTGAGGCCGGTGAGGTGCTGGACGCTCTGGAAACGTTGATCCGGCGGATCAATCGGACCAATGCCACCGTGGAGATGGGTCCGAACGGCACGCTCACCGATGCCCTCGCACGCCGGGATGTCCTGCGGTTGCGTCACTCTGTGGTCACCGCGGCGGCGGACGCGGCGGCGGGTCAGGGTGAGCGGGGATACGGCCGGCAGCTCCGGTCCGAGCTGATGATGCTTTCCGCGCTTCCGGTCGCGGAACTGCGCGGTCAGGCGGATGCCCTCGCCCGGGAGATCCGCGAGGTCGATGTGCGGATCCAGCGTACGAACTGGGAGGTCGATTTGCTGGACTGAGTAGTCCAGCAAGCTGGGACGATGTGGAGCAGGTAGCAGCTTCGGAGGCGTGCACACACCGAGGGCCGGCGGTTTTCCGGCCCACTCCTGGCGCGTGAAGAGCAACGCGGGGGTTCGACTCCCCAATTAACAGTGCAGCTCAGTACCGCGTACAGGTAACGGTGCACATCGCACAGCACATCACCACGTGCAGATCCGAGGCGGCGAGGGCGGGTTCGGGGCTTTCCACATCGCAGCAAACAACCTGGCAACAGCGCAGGTCAGCAGCCCACCACACGCCAGACGCAGTGCGACAGGACAATGCAGGTCGCGCCTGTACCTCGTTCGCGTTGAAACGCCGACGCCTGGAAGGCCAAGCGGCCGCGCCGGGAACATCCGGTCCGGCCGGCACGGTTGCATCGACCGAGGGACCGGCGCCGCACGGGCGGGGAACACGGAGACCAGAGGGTCGTCCGCCCCACCAGGATCCGGGCCCCAGGATCGCGGTACGCCCGCCGCGCACTCGGACCAAGACGTATTTCTGCTGGAGGACTGTTTCATGACTGACCGGCCCTTGACGCTCATGGCAGTACACGCCCACCCGGACGACGAGGCCACCGGAACCGGAGGGGTCCTCGCGCGGTACGCGGCGGAAGGCATCCGCACAGTTCTCGTGACGTGTACCGACGGCGGTTGCGGTGACGGACCGGGGGGTGTCAAGCCGGGCGATCCCGGGCACGATCCGGCGGCCATCGCCCTGATGCGCCGTCAAGAACTCGAGGCGAGCTGTGACGTGCTGAAGGTCAGCGATCTGGAGATGCTGGACTATGCCGACTCCGGGATGATGGGCTGGCCGAGCAACGACGCCCCCGGATCCTTCTGGCAGACCCCCGTGGAGGAAGGCGCGGCCCGACTCGCGGAACTCATGCGGCACTACCGACCTGATGTGGTCGTCACCTACGACGAGAACGGCTTCTACGGCCACCCCGATCACATCCAGGCCCACCGCATCACGATGGCGGCGCTGGAGATGACCGCGCTGACACCGAAGGTGTACTGGACCACGATGCCCCGCTCGGGGATGCAGCGGTTCGGGGAGATCATGCGCGAGTTTCATCCGGACATGCCGGAGCCGGATCCCGCCGAGGCCGCCGCGATGGCCGAGATCGGCCTCCCCGACGATGAGATCACCACGTGGGTGGACACCACCGCGTTCAGCGGCCAGAAGTTCGACGCGCTGGCCGCGCACGCCAGTCAGGGCGAGAACATCTTCTTCCTCAAGATGGGCAAGGAGAGGTTCGGCGAGTTGATGGGCATGGAGACCTTCGTACGTGTCCAGGACGCCACCGGCGCGGCCGTGCCCGAGAACGATCTCTTCGCCGGACTGCGCTGATCAGCCCGCGACCAGGTCGGCAGGCCCTCGCCGACGGCGTCGACGCGTGCCCGCACTGCCGACTCGGAAGTCCGACACGCCGTGAGACTGCGGAAGGAACTGCAGGTCACGAGGGCGGTATCCGACACCAGCCGCGAGATCCTGCATGAATTGTGGGATCTCAAGTTC of the Streptomyces sp. T12 genome contains:
- a CDS encoding AMP-binding protein, encoding MTRASFETDAAAAEPRLEDLVRHSAHRVPDRAALCIGPRRVSYSELRTTADRWAGVLRSAHPEGEPRSIGILADRTFTGYVGILAGMCAGAAVVPLPPDLPADRLGELLRDHPMDALVTDPVCAAKVRELAGRAKLPPVFSPEVDASAWAGSDVAVLTGTGHTALAPRQQPSDIAYVLFTSGSTGRPKGVPIGHSNVLHFVTSVLDRYDFTEDDVFSQTFGLTFDLAFFDLFVTWACGGTLVYTHPAALARLPQFVAREQVSVWFSVPGAISLLRRSGALTAGSLPSLRWSLFCGEALLHEDAAAWQAAAANSTVENLYGPTELTIACSVHRWSPEDGHFGDHGIVPIGRLFPGHDAVLLDETGMPDPRQGELCVSGPQMFSGYLRSEDDEGRFLQSAGRLWYRTGDVVRRSDEAGLLYLGRTDHQTKIRGQRVEPAEIEHRLRALPGVTAAVVLAEGEGVARHLVAFCSGSSLDEALIDKQLRKALPPALVPARYVLLDQLPVNDRGKTDRKALAAWPGPRAGEPGP
- a CDS encoding alpha/beta hydrolase, which translates into the protein MAGAVLVHGLYHRAEHFALVVEGLHAAGVDVVVPELHRGSLGADTAVVQAAVDEMDEPPVVLGHSYGGSVLTGLQNAAHLVYVAAFVLDAGESAASTGGATPRLRNAIESAPDDSTFIRRDLAADVFYADCPEDRAAWAVDLLRVQAPGCGRGVPERQSWKHTPSTYVVCARDRAIEPELQRVLARRCTSVREWPTGHSPFVVRPELVVDLMLELLRDCATPYRSDGKHSAAHRP
- a CDS encoding peptidase, translating into MPAVTQYQSPDFIAAIAYEGADPADDPLWWRSGAGSREEYGFWSRRSCGMACLQMVLTHRGQPVPPLQHLMRDGIACGAYRPKEDGSVLGLLYAPFLEYVREVHQIDGAVHPELSLRELSEELDRGGMVLASVHKEIRRPSLPSPGRGGHLVLAIGRDSRGVHFRNPSGHTEEARYGLLPAEVFETFFGRRGVTLRVA
- a CDS encoding MFS transporter; its protein translation is MTTLLHTVGTGLVVTLTTIYFTRVVGISVERLGLGLTVSGLVSLLVGVPFGRLSDRVGPRGLLACLLVCQGVAVFLHGFVHSFGVFVAVTGLLAIANQGASAVRSALIARAMPPEERVVSRAYLRSVTNVGFAIGAALASVGLASSGRTVYEVLFCFGALCFVGAAAAMYGVPAVAPAEHTTPVSPWLALRDGPFASVVVVTSILQLHYAVLEVGIPLWVSEHTDAPRQLVSVLFLLNTLFVFIFQVPVGRRWGGLRQAGPICAVAGALVACACLLLGVSAATTGVLTVALLVAAGCVHVVGEICHTTGSWAAGFGLAPDHAQGQYQGLFSTGMAASQMAGPVLVTTVVTSGALTGWLVAAGLFVLSGLLTPLLIGWAMRTRAVDEATA
- a CDS encoding acetyl-CoA carboxylase biotin carboxylase subunit family protein; this encodes MTERPERLLFVHGPGGPHPSWYLPRLSGTYQLRVLWRPSGDPMSDAALAESFGQHGESVAVDPDTPWGPFLLEQATDWKPDGILAFSELVAADCHAAASKTGLPGAPVHAAERLRSKHSQRTLMAAAGIPMPAFRCVGTLEELREAAEHVGLPAVLKPVVGVGSAATYPVDQATDLATLWRTAERAYLPDPRGSGQMSFILEARLFGQNQHGDERFGDQVSVESVVCDGRVHHLTVTDKLPLEREFRETGDISPSSLPAPLQEELREISTAAIRALDLDNTAVHTEFKLTPDGPRVIEVNGRIGGGVTELLHYSADYDVVADLAAVAVGRASLAAPRHRRHAAFLTPQPPHTATHVARAPEAAHLLSLPGVVSADVLCQAGSPTDWRRGTSANLARVFAVAETIDDLLATHEALNSDDCFAFVHERSARESR
- a CDS encoding threonine/serine dehydratase yields the protein MNEGSDSATPLTEHHVTQAAQLLAGVAVRTPMLSSRAIDRLTGVTGKFKAELFQHTNAFKFRGAYNHVMGLSPSSRARGVVGASSGNHAQALALTARLLGIHATVVVPEDCPQTKIAAITADGADIVRYHRETDERDKIVAEIAEETGAHVVPSSDAYSVMAGNGTVALEMLEDDPELDTLFVPLGGGGLAAGCATIAKARNPSIRVIGVEPEGANDTYVSWRRGERSTITQVSTVADGLRHQTPSSRALAVNTRLLDDVVLVSDSEIAEAMRLAFTHLKVVPEPSGACAMAAVTSGRHLRGVKRAGVVLSGGNVDWSNFRTLADLGSRSDDLGALAS
- a CDS encoding D-alanine--D-alanine ligase, with translation MHEDTPRPQDVSREVLIGVITGGVSQERDRSLLSGRTVYESLTTQGYRTQLIDSAAPDFVEQVREVDIAFLAIAGQYAEDGKLQGLLEMLGIPYTGSGVMASALGMNKTALKSFVGAHGVPVLGHAEFGPTDSSDALAKEVADTVGLPVMIKPVSEGGSVGMSIASDVAELCDLIESAGRSGQRFFAERYCPGRSITVGVLDGPAGPQALPPLEAKTAGEFYDYETKRDPALHSYECPASLDEDTRARLADIAVMVHKVLNCIGYSRTDFIVDENGMEYFLEVNTLPGLSRTGNLATMAQAQGIDYDSLVRLILESAAAREGYVA
- a CDS encoding ATP-grasp domain-containing protein; its protein translation is MVRRRILLLGGTSRLIKKVAGLNLDVVNVRAALDLDPAAARFCTEIHEVDVSSTTDVAQLVERLQARAPFDRIICHSEPLQMLSGHLSTHFGIPGNSFDTVQALRDKYRLRSLLREHGVRTIAAQIVTNEQDIQDFAERHGGAVVKPRSGDGSVGIHFVHGAEDAAAAWKWASSIGLSEMLAEEIIEGTEVSLEFFSVNGTHIPLAATTKELSSGSVELGHAVPAPLTERQFDEAARLVRAVLDVAGLTWGPSHTEVILTAHGPELVESHSRRAGGHINELVRLVYGIDMERLAFELAADDASRLPDVPSATKAAAIRFLIAEPGEIQDISGVSSVMAVPDVAEVEIYASPGGVSRGLRWSGDYAGHVIATGASADDAMARATLHASQIQIRTRGFEEVPYPRGKVFAEEVDQAFDAFDASVTARK
- a CDS encoding DIP1984 family protein: MKLAEALAERAEATRRVEQLRARVVSSARYQEGETPAEDAAQLLAEAGEVLDALETLIRRINRTNATVEMGPNGTLTDALARRDVLRLRHSVVTAAADAAAGQGERGYGRQLRSELMMLSALPVAELRGQADALAREIREVDVRIQRTNWEVDLLD
- a CDS encoding PIG-L family deacetylase, which encodes MTDRPLTLMAVHAHPDDEATGTGGVLARYAAEGIRTVLVTCTDGGCGDGPGGVKPGDPGHDPAAIALMRRQELEASCDVLKVSDLEMLDYADSGMMGWPSNDAPGSFWQTPVEEGAARLAELMRHYRPDVVVTYDENGFYGHPDHIQAHRITMAALEMTALTPKVYWTTMPRSGMQRFGEIMREFHPDMPEPDPAEAAAMAEIGLPDDEITTWVDTTAFSGQKFDALAAHASQGENIFFLKMGKERFGELMGMETFVRVQDATGAAVPENDLFAGLR